The following coding sequences are from one Acidimicrobiales bacterium window:
- the prcB gene encoding proteasome subunit beta: protein MTLPMFKPEDGPGPSFTEVLRKVGIHPFSPTRPDGSVTSEGLRSFDIRHGTTIVAIRYADGVVMAGDRRATAGSSIAHRTMEKVHQAGRHSAVAIAGAAGPAMEMVKLFQLQLEHYEKVEGAPISLEGQANQLSQMVRSNLQMALQGFVVVPLFAGFDTRRGVGRIYTYDPTGGRYEETDFHADGSGGRDARTTVKLGWRPDLSREEAIELAVNALWQAADEDSATGGPDTVRGIYPTVATINAEGFKLVSEQEVAERFASVVAGVNQR, encoded by the coding sequence ATGACCCTTCCCATGTTCAAGCCCGAAGACGGGCCGGGGCCCAGCTTCACTGAGGTGCTGCGGAAGGTTGGGATCCACCCTTTTTCGCCTACGAGGCCCGACGGTTCAGTGACATCTGAAGGGTTGCGGAGCTTCGACATCCGTCACGGGACGACCATCGTGGCGATCCGCTACGCCGACGGAGTTGTCATGGCTGGTGACCGCCGCGCCACCGCCGGGTCTTCGATCGCTCACCGGACGATGGAGAAGGTGCACCAGGCGGGCCGGCACAGTGCCGTCGCCATCGCCGGCGCCGCCGGTCCCGCGATGGAGATGGTGAAGCTCTTCCAACTCCAGCTGGAGCACTACGAGAAGGTCGAAGGTGCTCCGATCAGCCTGGAAGGTCAGGCCAATCAGCTGTCGCAGATGGTCCGCTCGAACCTGCAGATGGCCCTGCAGGGTTTCGTTGTTGTCCCACTTTTCGCAGGGTTCGACACCAGGCGCGGGGTAGGCAGGATCTACACCTACGACCCGACCGGGGGCCGTTACGAGGAGACCGACTTTCACGCCGACGGGTCCGGCGGGCGAGACGCCAGGACCACGGTGAAGCTCGGCTGGCGGCCGGACCTGAGCCGGGAAGAGGCGATCGAACTCGCCGTGAACGCCTTGTGGCAGGCGGCGGACGAGGACTCGGCGACGGGCGGCCCCGACACGGTGCGCGGCATCTACCCGACTGTTGCGACTATCAACGCGGAGGGCTTCAAGCTTGTAAGCGAGCAGGAGGTCGCCGAGCGGTTCGCTTCGGTCGTCGCGGGAGTGAACCAGCGATGA
- the arc gene encoding proteasome ATPase, whose translation MSDAETYARIAAYEKEVAELRDQIKGLEEEMLGLRRRMQDAPKRVRTLEEKLLETKGQLQQAISQNERLTFTLREAREHIAALREEVDKLTQPPSAYGTFLGRNDDGTVDVFSGGRKMRVALHPELEAEEAELLSRGAEVVLNESLNVVLARSPEQSGEVVTLKERLEDGRAIIVGRADEERVVEIAQGLADVKLRAGDSVLMDSRTGLLLEKLPRPEVEELVLEEVPDISYADVGGLDRQIEAITDAVELPFLHRELFVEHRLPAPKGILLYGPPGCGKTLIAKAVANSLAKKVAERSGDSAARSYFLNIKGPELLNKYVGETERQIRLVFQRAREKSEEGVPVIVFFDEMDSLFRTRGTGISSDMESTIVPQLLAEIDGVETLRNVIVIGASNREDLIDPAILRPGRLDVKIKIERPDLDAAAQIFARYLTSDLPLAEDEVTGAGGGDRGKAVQLMIEKTVAEMYRADEENQFLEVTYQNGDKEVLYYKDFASGAMIENIVRRAKKLAIKRTIAGEGRGIRTRDLLDSIKQEYKEHEDLPNTTNPDDWAKISGKKGERIVYIRTLMSQGDETTGGRSIERVTTGQYL comes from the coding sequence GTGAGCGACGCCGAAACCTACGCCCGGATTGCGGCCTACGAGAAGGAGGTCGCCGAACTACGCGACCAGATCAAGGGTCTCGAGGAAGAGATGCTCGGCCTGCGTCGCAGGATGCAGGACGCCCCCAAGCGGGTGCGGACGCTCGAGGAGAAACTCCTCGAAACGAAGGGGCAGTTGCAGCAGGCGATCTCCCAGAACGAGAGGCTGACCTTCACCCTTCGCGAGGCCCGTGAGCACATCGCCGCCCTTCGCGAAGAAGTCGACAAGCTGACCCAACCGCCGTCGGCCTACGGCACCTTCCTCGGGCGCAACGACGACGGCACCGTCGACGTTTTCTCCGGTGGCCGAAAGATGCGCGTCGCTCTCCACCCGGAGTTGGAAGCCGAAGAGGCGGAGCTTTTGAGCCGCGGCGCTGAGGTGGTCCTCAACGAGTCCCTAAACGTCGTGCTCGCCCGGTCCCCCGAGCAGTCGGGTGAGGTGGTCACCCTCAAAGAGCGCCTGGAGGACGGCCGCGCAATCATCGTGGGAAGGGCTGACGAGGAGCGGGTCGTAGAGATCGCGCAGGGTCTGGCCGACGTGAAGCTGCGTGCCGGGGACTCGGTGCTCATGGACAGCCGGACAGGCCTCCTTCTCGAAAAGCTGCCGCGCCCCGAGGTGGAGGAGCTGGTCCTCGAGGAGGTACCCGACATCTCCTACGCCGATGTTGGAGGTCTGGACCGGCAAATAGAGGCGATCACCGACGCGGTGGAGCTTCCGTTCCTGCATCGCGAGCTCTTCGTCGAGCACAGGTTGCCGGCGCCGAAGGGCATCCTCCTTTACGGGCCGCCGGGCTGCGGCAAAACGCTCATCGCCAAGGCGGTGGCTAATTCCCTGGCCAAAAAGGTCGCCGAGCGCTCCGGCGACAGCGCGGCGCGGAGCTACTTCCTGAACATCAAGGGCCCGGAGCTTCTCAACAAGTACGTCGGAGAGACCGAACGCCAGATCCGCCTGGTCTTCCAAAGAGCCAGGGAAAAAAGTGAAGAGGGCGTCCCGGTGATCGTCTTCTTCGACGAGATGGACTCCTTGTTTCGCACCCGCGGAACCGGGATCAGCTCGGACATGGAATCCACGATCGTGCCCCAGCTTCTTGCCGAGATCGACGGTGTCGAAACGCTGCGCAATGTGATCGTCATCGGCGCCTCGAACAGGGAAGACCTGATCGACCCGGCGATCCTGCGCCCGGGTCGTCTCGACGTGAAGATCAAGATCGAGCGCCCCGACCTGGATGCGGCAGCCCAGATCTTCGCCCGGTACCTGACCTCCGATCTACCTCTGGCAGAGGACGAGGTAACCGGGGCTGGAGGCGGCGACCGTGGCAAGGCCGTGCAGCTCATGATCGAGAAGACGGTCGCCGAGATGTACCGGGCGGACGAAGAGAACCAGTTCCTCGAAGTGACCTACCAGAACGGCGACAAAGAGGTCCTCTACTACAAGGACTTCGCTTCCGGAGCGATGATCGAGAACATCGTCCGCCGCGCCAAGAAGCTCGCGATCAAACGGACCATCGCCGGCGAAGGCCGGGGCATCCGCACACGAGATCTGCTCGACTCCATCAAGCAGGAGTACAAGGAGCACGAGGATCTTCCGAACACGACCAACCCCGACGACTGGGCGAAGATCTCCGGGAAGAAGGGCGAGCGGATCGTCTACATCCGGACCCTCATGTCGCAAGGCGACGAAACGACCGGCGGCAGATCCATCGAGCGAGTCACGACAGGCCAATATCTATGA
- a CDS encoding tRNA(Ile)-lysidine synthetase produces the protein MKCRSCRAPAVIDIRRHNAGFCQQCFFKHCRDQVEKAIHSYKMISEGERVLVAVSGGKDSLALWDLLLDLGYDADGLYLGLGISGYSEPSGDYARDFAGKRNATLVEIDLPADFGYDIPTGSAAARRAPCSACGLSKRHLFNKAALDGGYDVVATGHNLDDEAAVLFGNVLRWDLGFLGRQYPVLPGGDGFARKVKPLVRLAERETAAYCVLRGIEYIVEECPMAAGNRHLGYKEALNEIESTSPGSKAAFYFGFLDRIAPMVAHAAEEEREGLHPCPGCGSPTVSKVCAFCKLVERAGGAV, from the coding sequence ATGAAGTGCAGATCTTGTCGTGCGCCGGCGGTGATCGACATCCGCCGGCACAACGCCGGTTTCTGCCAGCAGTGCTTCTTCAAGCACTGCCGGGACCAGGTGGAGAAGGCGATCCACTCGTACAAGATGATCAGCGAAGGAGAGCGGGTGCTCGTGGCCGTCTCGGGCGGCAAGGACTCGCTCGCCCTTTGGGACCTGCTGCTCGACCTCGGGTACGACGCCGACGGCTTGTATCTCGGCCTGGGGATCAGCGGGTACAGCGAGCCCTCGGGGGACTACGCCAGGGATTTTGCGGGAAAGCGGAATGCCACGCTTGTCGAGATCGACCTGCCGGCAGATTTCGGCTACGACATCCCCACCGGATCGGCCGCGGCCCGCCGCGCGCCGTGCTCGGCGTGCGGGCTTTCCAAGCGGCACCTGTTCAACAAGGCCGCTCTTGACGGCGGGTATGACGTGGTCGCCACCGGGCACAACCTTGACGACGAGGCGGCAGTTCTTTTCGGCAACGTCCTGCGGTGGGACCTCGGCTTTCTCGGCCGCCAGTACCCGGTGCTGCCGGGCGGCGACGGATTCGCCCGGAAGGTGAAGCCGCTCGTTCGCCTCGCAGAGCGGGAGACGGCGGCCTACTGCGTGCTTCGCGGCATCGAGTACATCGTCGAGGAGTGCCCGATGGCGGCGGGAAACCGGCACCTCGGCTACAAGGAGGCTCTCAACGAGATCGAATCGACTTCACCCGGTTCGAAGGCCGCTTTCTACTTCGGTTTTCTCGATCGGATCGCACCGATGGTGGCGCACGCGGCGGAGGAGGAGCGCGAGGGGCTGCATCCCTGCCCCGGGTGCGGATCGCCGACGGTGAGCAAGGTCTGCGCCTTCTGCAAGTTGGTCGAACGCGCCGGGGGAGCGGTATGA
- a CDS encoding MarP family serine protease produces MLDLILVLLAVVAGIGGYRIGFLGRVVSWVGLALGFYLAVRFLPTVVVDLASSSPGVQLTVAILLLVGGAMAGQAAGLVLGSRLHSALPLGRVRQADRVVGAVFGVVGVIAVLWLLIPSVASVPGWPAQVTNGSGIARWVSRNLPTPPDALQVLRRIIGQDAPQVFSELRPGGSVGAAPSSSPLSGPVTTLVSASTVKVEGQACDRIYEGSGFTIAPDLVVTNAHVVAGESAGNTEVLLPDGRTMHATVIMFDSNRDLALLSIRGLPEAPLTMAAPNVGQTGAVFGHPEGQDQLAVTPARVAQMEIAVGQDLYDSHTTRRQVLVLAAGLQHGDSGGALVSTSGSVIGVAFAISADQSGTSYALNSSELQAALAEPRSPSGTSTGPCLTG; encoded by the coding sequence GTGCTCGATTTAATACTTGTTCTTCTGGCCGTCGTCGCTGGTATCGGCGGGTACCGGATCGGTTTCCTCGGCAGGGTCGTGTCCTGGGTGGGCCTGGCGCTCGGCTTCTACCTGGCGGTGCGTTTTCTGCCGACGGTGGTCGTGGACCTGGCTTCGTCCTCACCCGGCGTGCAGCTCACCGTGGCGATCCTGCTCCTCGTCGGGGGTGCCATGGCGGGCCAAGCCGCCGGATTGGTTCTTGGGTCGAGGCTCCACAGCGCCCTGCCGCTTGGGCGGGTCCGCCAGGCCGACCGGGTCGTGGGCGCGGTGTTCGGAGTGGTGGGGGTAATCGCGGTGCTTTGGCTCCTTATTCCTTCGGTCGCCTCGGTGCCCGGCTGGCCGGCGCAGGTCACCAACGGCTCGGGTATCGCCCGCTGGGTGTCTCGCAACCTGCCCACCCCTCCCGATGCCCTGCAGGTCCTGCGGCGGATCATCGGCCAGGACGCGCCTCAGGTGTTCTCCGAGCTTCGCCCCGGGGGCTCCGTCGGCGCTGCACCTTCGTCGAGCCCGCTTTCGGGGCCGGTGACGACGCTGGTCTCGGCTTCCACTGTCAAGGTGGAGGGCCAGGCCTGCGACCGGATCTACGAGGGCAGCGGCTTCACGATCGCACCGGACCTTGTCGTAACCAATGCACACGTGGTAGCGGGAGAATCAGCAGGGAACACCGAGGTACTGCTTCCGGACGGGCGAACCATGCACGCCACCGTGATCATGTTCGATTCGAACCGGGATCTCGCGCTGCTCTCGATTAGGGGGCTCCCCGAAGCTCCCCTGACCATGGCGGCGCCGAACGTCGGGCAGACAGGGGCGGTGTTCGGCCACCCGGAGGGGCAGGACCAGCTGGCGGTCACGCCGGCGAGGGTCGCCCAGATGGAGATAGCGGTCGGGCAGGACCTCTACGACAGCCACACCACCCGCCGGCAGGTGCTGGTCCTCGCTGCCGGGCTGCAGCACGGCGACTCCGGCGGGGCACTGGTCAGCACTTCGGGCTCGGTGATCGGGGTGGCCTTCGCCATCTCCGCCGACCAGAGCGGTACCTCGTACGCCCTCAACTCCAGCGAGCTGCAGGCGGCGCTGGCCGAACCGCGGTCGCCGTCGGGCACGTCAACCGGGCCTTGCCTCACCGGTTAG
- the dop gene encoding depupylase/deamidase Dop, with protein MAIVKVLGMETEYGIVIRGAAEPNPIAASSTLINAYVAELNRKVEWDFEDESPGRDARGFAREGSMPPEVETHLVNAVLTNGARYYVDHAHPEYSTPECSNAYEVIRYDKAGERILAISIEAASRLLPPGQSLVVLKNNSDGKGNSYGTHENYLMDRSVPFGRIVTHVMPHFVSRQIFTGAGKVGSESPPSGREIDFQLTQRADFFEEEVGLETTLKRPIVNTRDEPHCDAQKYRRLHVIVGDANMSEVANFLKVGTTSLVLSMIEDDWFARANREFSLQSPVSAMRRVSYDMDLSLPLDLADGRSMTALEMQWEYLDLARKYAEERGLDSVGGNEIGRDILRRWEQVLAGLESDPMTLSSQLDWVAKYRLVNAYRERHGLSWKDHKLAAMDLQYHDVTPQRSLYARLGMETILDPASIETAVTEPPETTRAYFRGKCLQKWGSSIAAANWDSLVFDLGGDPLRRVPMMEPLRGTRSHVEELLSSVSSPAELLERLGS; from the coding sequence GTGGCGATAGTCAAGGTCCTCGGCATGGAGACGGAGTACGGGATCGTCATCCGTGGCGCCGCCGAACCGAACCCGATCGCGGCCTCTTCGACCCTCATCAACGCGTACGTCGCCGAGCTGAACCGGAAGGTCGAGTGGGACTTCGAGGACGAGTCTCCGGGCCGTGACGCGAGGGGCTTCGCCCGGGAGGGATCGATGCCCCCGGAAGTCGAGACCCACCTGGTAAACGCGGTTCTGACCAACGGCGCGCGCTACTACGTCGACCACGCGCACCCCGAGTACTCGACGCCCGAGTGCTCGAACGCCTACGAGGTAATCCGCTACGACAAGGCGGGGGAGAGGATCCTGGCGATCTCCATAGAGGCGGCCTCGAGGTTGCTGCCGCCGGGACAGAGCCTGGTCGTCCTGAAGAACAACTCCGACGGCAAGGGCAACTCGTACGGAACCCACGAGAACTATCTGATGGACCGGTCCGTGCCGTTCGGGCGGATCGTCACCCACGTGATGCCCCATTTCGTTTCCCGCCAAATCTTCACCGGGGCGGGGAAGGTGGGGTCCGAATCGCCACCATCGGGACGGGAAATCGACTTCCAGCTGACGCAGCGCGCCGATTTTTTCGAAGAAGAAGTCGGGTTGGAGACCACCCTGAAGAGGCCGATTGTCAACACCCGCGACGAGCCTCACTGCGACGCCCAGAAATACCGGCGTCTGCACGTGATAGTGGGCGACGCAAACATGTCCGAGGTCGCCAATTTCCTCAAGGTGGGTACAACCTCGCTCGTGCTTTCCATGATCGAGGACGACTGGTTTGCCCGGGCAAACCGGGAATTTTCCCTGCAGTCGCCGGTCAGCGCCATGAGGCGTGTGTCCTACGACATGGACCTGAGCCTCCCGCTCGACCTGGCAGACGGCCGTTCGATGACCGCCCTCGAGATGCAGTGGGAGTACCTCGACCTGGCCAGGAAGTACGCAGAAGAGCGCGGCCTCGACTCCGTCGGGGGCAACGAAATCGGCCGGGACATCCTGCGCCGCTGGGAACAGGTTCTCGCCGGTCTGGAATCAGATCCGATGACCCTTTCATCCCAGCTTGACTGGGTTGCCAAGTACCGGCTTGTCAACGCGTATCGCGAGCGCCATGGCCTTTCATGGAAGGACCACAAGCTCGCGGCTATGGACTTGCAGTATCACGACGTGACTCCCCAGCGCTCGCTATACGCCCGTCTGGGGATGGAAACCATCCTCGATCCGGCTTCGATTGAGACGGCGGTCACCGAGCCTCCGGAAACGACCAGGGCCTACTTCCGGGGCAAATGCCTGCAGAAGTGGGGTTCCTCGATAGCCGCCGCCAACTGGGATTCCCTAGTGTTCGACCTTGGAGGCGACCCCCTCCGGCGGGTTCCGATGATGGAACCACTGAGGGGAACCCGCTCACATGTCGAAGAATTGCTGAGTAGCGTGTCCAGCCCCGCCGAGCTTCTTGAGCGACTGGGCTCGTAG
- a CDS encoding fatty acid desaturase — MPGILIAILAGLAVCQVAIVLTTVFLHRTLSHRAITMSPALRFACRAMLWITTGIRPRQWVGVHRRHHAFTDVEGDPHSPLLEGFATVQFGNVLLYRKAARDGVTVEKYAKDVPADRWDRVLFDHALVGLGVGIGLLALVFWGNWLLVAIAAATHVVSYLGLNSAVNAVGHSFGRRPFKGLAANSQWLAWLTAGEGLHSNHHAAPTSARLSMQRGEIDPGWWFISVAKKLRWLTVRHLEPRLSTNARQPAKAA, encoded by the coding sequence GTGCCCGGCATCCTCATCGCAATCCTGGCCGGCCTGGCTGTCTGCCAGGTCGCCATCGTCCTGACGACCGTTTTCCTCCACAGGACCCTTTCACACCGTGCGATCACGATGTCGCCGGCGCTCCGATTCGCCTGCCGGGCGATGCTCTGGATCACGACCGGCATCCGACCCCGCCAGTGGGTGGGCGTCCATCGCCGGCACCATGCTTTCACCGACGTAGAAGGAGACCCGCACTCCCCGCTCCTCGAGGGTTTCGCGACTGTCCAGTTCGGCAATGTTCTGTTGTACCGCAAGGCTGCCCGGGACGGCGTCACCGTCGAGAAGTACGCAAAGGACGTACCGGCAGACCGGTGGGACCGGGTCCTCTTCGACCACGCCCTCGTGGGGCTAGGCGTCGGGATCGGCTTGCTGGCGCTGGTTTTCTGGGGCAACTGGCTTCTCGTGGCCATCGCCGCGGCCACCCATGTCGTCTCCTATCTCGGACTCAATTCGGCGGTGAACGCCGTCGGCCACTCCTTCGGGCGCCGGCCCTTCAAGGGTCTCGCCGCCAACTCGCAATGGCTTGCCTGGCTAACCGCGGGTGAAGGACTCCACTCGAACCACCACGCGGCGCCCACATCGGCGCGACTCTCGATGCAACGGGGGGAAATCGATCCCGGTTGGTGGTTCATCAGCGTTGCTAAGAAGCTGCGCTGGCTGACGGTGCGGCACCTGGAGCCTCGTCTGTCGACGAACGCCCGCCAACCCGCCAAGGCAGCCTGA
- a CDS encoding ferredoxin, producing MKVWIDQDLCTGDGLCEEIAPAVFTLLDDGLSYVKEGDKVFDNPGGHEGLAVVPDGMEDATKEAAEECPGECIFIEE from the coding sequence ATGAAGGTCTGGATCGATCAGGATCTGTGCACGGGAGACGGGCTCTGTGAGGAGATCGCGCCTGCCGTCTTCACCCTCCTCGATGATGGCCTTTCCTACGTCAAGGAGGGGGACAAGGTCTTCGACAACCCTGGTGGGCACGAGGGCCTGGCCGTTGTCCCTGACGGCATGGAGGACGCGACCAAAGAGGCAGCCGAGGAATGCCCCGGGGAGTGCATCTTCATAGAGGAGTAG
- the dacB gene encoding D-alanyl-D-alanine carboxypeptidase/D-alanyl-D-alanine-endopeptidase produces the protein MSRLGIGAIVVALAGVGGTATGLPAAAAGNGAQRPGQDLLPTSVLSVRRVPDWLAGTASAQRLGAALQRVVGQALTSGGLPSGCLLVTQGNATIFASYADKMFIPASNLKILTATAVLDRLGGSDKFVTSVRSASPPSGGIVFGNLYLVGGGDPDLRTSSYGGGTAGGGTVFTSLDKLAEQVRQSGVTEVTGSIVGDAGRYDSQRIVPSWKPIYTTEGDVGPLSALEVNDGFVPNTTTTTTTTVPPPPPPGGAPDAPKPPTPRPPPATRPGETSNSAALAFAAATDPVGQAAQAFETLLRNDGVRVDGGARSGFTPGTTAVVTAIDSAPLTDELDAMLSVSDDTAAELFTKELGYQQSQQGTTKAGVAAIRADLQADGLPVDQLVQVDGSGLDRSDRASCDLIVDALERAGPTGVIAKGLPIAGKTGTLVGRMTGTPAQGRLIAKTGSLDNVVSLSGFVLPPSGTPPTPALGEPLVFSLILNGLPDTIAEDVSDKVGIALAGYPNLPPMKLLEPQPGG, from the coding sequence ATGTCGCGGCTGGGCATCGGGGCGATCGTGGTCGCCCTGGCGGGAGTGGGAGGGACGGCGACGGGGCTACCGGCGGCCGCTGCGGGTAATGGCGCGCAGCGACCGGGCCAGGACCTCCTTCCGACCTCGGTCCTGTCTGTTCGGAGGGTGCCCGACTGGTTGGCTGGGACCGCATCCGCGCAACGACTCGGCGCCGCGCTCCAACGCGTAGTGGGCCAAGCGCTGACGTCGGGCGGTCTGCCTTCGGGTTGCCTGCTCGTCACACAGGGCAACGCAACGATCTTCGCCTCCTATGCCGACAAGATGTTCATCCCAGCGTCGAACCTCAAGATCCTTACCGCGACAGCCGTTCTCGACCGCCTCGGCGGATCCGACAAGTTCGTCACAAGCGTCCGGTCGGCGAGTCCTCCCTCCGGTGGGATCGTCTTCGGGAATCTGTACCTGGTCGGCGGAGGGGACCCCGACCTGCGAACTTCGTCATATGGGGGCGGAACCGCCGGCGGCGGCACGGTCTTTACTTCTCTCGACAAGCTCGCCGAACAGGTGCGCCAGTCTGGCGTGACGGAAGTGACCGGGTCGATCGTTGGCGACGCGGGCCGTTACGACAGCCAACGGATCGTCCCCTCGTGGAAGCCGATCTACACCACCGAAGGTGACGTCGGTCCTTTGAGCGCACTCGAAGTCAACGACGGTTTCGTTCCCAACACCACCACGACCACGACGACCACGGTCCCACCCCCTCCGCCGCCCGGCGGCGCTCCGGATGCTCCCAAGCCGCCAACCCCCAGACCTCCTCCCGCAACAAGGCCGGGGGAGACGAGCAACTCTGCTGCACTCGCGTTTGCTGCCGCGACGGACCCCGTGGGTCAGGCGGCACAAGCATTCGAGACGTTGCTGCGCAACGACGGAGTGAGGGTCGACGGTGGTGCGCGAAGCGGGTTCACCCCCGGTACCACGGCCGTGGTCACAGCGATCGACAGCGCGCCCCTCACGGACGAGCTGGACGCGATGCTGAGCGTGAGCGACGACACCGCTGCGGAGCTTTTTACAAAGGAGCTCGGCTACCAGCAATCGCAGCAAGGGACCACTAAGGCGGGAGTTGCGGCCATACGGGCGGACCTGCAGGCCGACGGGCTTCCGGTCGATCAGCTCGTACAGGTGGACGGGTCCGGATTGGACCGCTCGGATCGGGCGAGCTGCGACCTGATCGTGGACGCCCTGGAGAGGGCCGGGCCCACCGGTGTCATCGCAAAGGGGTTGCCGATCGCGGGCAAGACCGGGACCCTCGTCGGGAGAATGACCGGTACTCCTGCACAGGGAAGGCTTATTGCCAAGACGGGCAGCCTCGACAACGTCGTGAGCCTCAGCGGTTTTGTGCTGCCGCCCTCCGGCACGCCCCCGACGCCGGCGCTTGGAGAACCGCTGGTCTTCTCGTTGATTCTTAACGGCCTCCCGGACACGATCGCCGAGGACGTCTCGGACAAGGTCGGAATCGCGCTTGCCGGGTACCCGAACCTTCCGCCCATGAAGTTGCTGGAGCCACAGCCCGGCGGGTGA
- a CDS encoding tRNA (adenine-N1)-methyltransferase: MSRPFEPGERVLLFDSKGRRYLVRLEAGGEFHTHSGPVSHDELIGREEGLVVRSSRGARYTAVRPTLAEVVLKMPRGAQVIYPKDLGPILILADVFPGAKVFESGLGSGALSMALLRAGAEVTGYEVRPDFAQRAQANVAGFLGSVALDQYHVNIRDAYDGIEEHGFDRVVLDLPEPWRMIKHAEEALLPGGILVSYLPTINQVSTLRDTLSRSAFGMAETVEVLQRSWHVEGQSVRPDHRMVAHTGFLTSARLLSPGESES, from the coding sequence ATGAGCCGCCCGTTCGAGCCCGGCGAGCGTGTGCTCCTCTTCGACTCCAAGGGCCGCCGGTACCTGGTGCGGCTAGAGGCGGGAGGGGAGTTCCACACCCACTCCGGGCCGGTGAGCCACGACGAGCTCATCGGGCGCGAGGAGGGCTTGGTGGTCAGGTCTAGCAGGGGAGCGCGATACACAGCGGTGCGACCCACCCTGGCCGAGGTCGTCCTGAAAATGCCGCGCGGAGCCCAGGTCATCTACCCGAAGGACCTCGGCCCGATCCTGATCCTGGCGGACGTCTTCCCGGGAGCCAAGGTCTTCGAATCCGGCCTTGGCTCGGGCGCGCTCTCGATGGCCCTGCTGCGAGCCGGGGCCGAGGTGACCGGTTACGAGGTGCGGCCGGACTTCGCCCAGCGAGCACAGGCGAACGTCGCCGGATTCCTCGGGTCGGTAGCGCTCGACCAGTATCACGTGAACATCCGGGATGCGTACGACGGGATCGAGGAGCACGGTTTCGACCGCGTCGTCCTCGATTTGCCCGAGCCGTGGAGGATGATCAAGCACGCCGAGGAGGCCCTCCTTCCCGGCGGGATCCTGGTGTCCTACCTGCCGACCATCAACCAGGTCAGCACCCTCAGAGACACCCTCTCCCGGAGCGCCTTCGGCATGGCAGAGACCGTGGAGGTCCTCCAACGGAGCTGGCACGTGGAGGGACAGTCCGTCCGCCCCGACCACCGCATGGTGGCCCACACCGGTTTCCTCACCTCGGCTCGGCTCCTGTCGCCCGGCGAATCGGAGTCCTGA
- a CDS encoding MoaD/ThiS family protein, which produces MLRNPRRELELAGPMAVQALLSRLEVNRESVLVIVDGTLVTGDSTIPDAATVEVRPVISGGAR; this is translated from the coding sequence ATGCTCCGCAACCCGAGGCGGGAGCTGGAACTTGCCGGACCGATGGCGGTGCAGGCGCTTTTGTCACGGCTCGAGGTGAACCGCGAGTCTGTTCTCGTCATAGTCGATGGCACCCTCGTCACGGGCGACTCCACCATTCCGGACGCGGCGACGGTCGAGGTGCGACCGGTCATATCGGGTGGCGCGCGATGA
- a CDS encoding ubiquitin-like protein Pup — translation MAEREQIRKQAPSRTEEETVEEVPTTNKKGEELKAELDDLLDEIDEVLEENAEEFVRSYVQKGGE, via the coding sequence ATGGCAGAACGAGAGCAGATCCGAAAGCAAGCGCCGAGCCGAACTGAAGAAGAGACGGTCGAGGAAGTCCCGACGACCAACAAGAAGGGCGAGGAGCTCAAGGCCGAGCTCGACGACCTTCTGGACGAGATAGACGAGGTGCTCGAGGAGAACGCCGAGGAGTTCGTTCGCAGCTACGTCCAGAAGGGCGGTGAGTGA